Proteins encoded by one window of Bacillus rossius redtenbacheri isolate Brsri chromosome 3, Brsri_v3, whole genome shotgun sequence:
- the LOC134530972 gene encoding uncharacterized protein LOC134530972 has protein sequence MFVENFKAMDSVHKNKAAADLQRKWKNLRDCFRRELAKQRNCKSGSAADGRKQYIYFQQLTFLLPVCDTKPTTEESPDLHTQATPAAATSTAPTSLKRKKPSPETEELELLQSLRRNMEKRHAGREEEDSDRHFLLSLLPYFKRLPDDMKLEVQSDFLNTLRRYNQVSISGHRCPSQTSVYPHSSPSVITGPSFVSLPYPSSNTSTSGVRNQQFTPTISQSYNYGSHSTSETSQLMSQPQQPLQCHALSPMSPAASSSVSLQSDTSSICEDYFN, from the exons ATGTTCGTTGAGAACTTCAAAGCCATGGATAGCGTCCATAAAAATAAAGCAG ctgcagATCTGCAACGGAAATGGAAGAATCTACGTGACTGTTTCAGAAGAGAACTGGCTAAACAGAGGAATTGTAAATCAGGTTCTGCAGCAGATGGCaggaaacaatatatatatttccagcaGTTAACTTTCCTATTGCCAGTATGCGACACCAAACCTACAACAGAAGAATCTCCAGACTTGCACACGCAAGCCACACCCGCAGCAGCTACATCTACGGCACCTACTtctcttaaaagaaaaaaaccgtCACCAGAAACAGAAGAACTTGAGCTACTTCAGTCGCTTAGAAGAAATATGGAAAAACGACATGCAGGTAGAGAAGAAGAAGACAGTGACAGGCATTTCTTGTTGAGTCTTTTGCCGTACTTCAAACGTCTGCCAGACGATATGAAACTTGAAGTTCAAAGCGACTTTTTAAACACCTTAAGAAGGTACAATCAGGTGTCAATTTCTGGTCATCGATGTCCTTCTCAGACTTCTGTCTACCCTCATTCTTCTCCATCAGTGATCACAGGCCCATCATTTGTTTCGCTTCCATACCCTAGTAGTAATACAAGTACCTCTGGAGTACGCAACCAACAATTTACACCCACCATCAGTCAGTCTTACAACTACGGGTCTCATTCAACTTCAGAAACATCGCAGTTAATGAGTCAACCCCAGCAGCCGCTGCAATGCCACGCCTTATCACCAATGTCACCAGCAGCTTCCTCATCAGTATCTCTCCAGTCTGATACGTCAAGTATTTGTGAAGACTATTTTAACTGA